ATCGAGGTCCAGCCGCAGCGTCGCCAGCGGCGTCTTGAGCCCATGGGCGAGATTGGCGACATGGCCGCGTGCGCGTGCCAGCGCCTGCGCGTTGGTGGCGATCAGCGCGTTCAGTTCCTCGACCAGCGGAAGCAGCTCGGTCGGTTCGTCGACGTCGACGTGCGACAGCCGGCCCTCACGGACTTCTCCGAGCAGCGCGGTCAGGCGGCTGAGGGGGCGGAGGCCGATCCGAAGCTGGAGGAGGAGCGCCAGCGCGAGGAAGGCGCCGAGCAGCAGCAGCGAGACGAGCAGGGGCGTCATGGCCGCCCGCCAGGGCCGCTCGACGATGTCCCGCGGACCCGCCGCGACGATGTCGATCGGGCCTGCCGCAGTCTGCAGGGTGAGGATGCGATAATGAACCGGCTGTCCGCTCTGATCGATGCCGTCGAGCGGTCGGGGCCGCGTCGGGGCGCCCTCATGCCGATGATGGTGCGCTGCCCAGTCCCAGCGGGGGGGCTGATCCCATCCGGGCGGAAGTGGCAGGTCGGCGGGGCCGAGCGAAGCCGATCGCAGCGTGCGGGTCGGCGTGATGATCTGCCACGCCCATCCCGATCCCGCGCGGTCATAAGGCGGGAGATCGGTGGCGAGCGCCGGATCGATCGTGCCGTCCGGCCTTGCCGATCGCGCCACGACCGCGATCTGCGCGTCGAGCCGATCGTCGAGCCCGTGCATCACGAACCGTTCGAGCACATGGCCGATCGTCAGCGCGGCGAAGACCAGCGCCACGGCGATCGCGACGCCCGCCGTCACCAGCAACCGTCCGGTCAGCGATTTCGGCAGCAGGCGCATCAGCCGGCCGCCGCCGTCAGCCGATAGCCGAGGCCGCGCACCGTTTCGATGTGATCCGCGCCGATCTTGCGGCGCAGGCGGCCGATGATCACCTCGAGCGAGTTGGAATCGACATCGGCATCGCCCTCATAGACGCGCTCGAGCAGATCGAGCCGTTCGACCACGGCCTCCTTGCGCAGCATCAGGCAGGACAGCACGCGCCATTCGAACGCGGTGAGCTTGAGCGGCAGGCCGTCGATCTGGAACTGGCCGGTCTGCGCCTCGAAATGGAGCGGGCCGCATTGGATGATGCTGGCCGCATGGCCGGCGGCGCGGCGGACCAGCGCGCGCAGCCGCATCACCAGTTCCTCGACGCGGAACGGTTTGACCAGATAATCGTCGGCGCCGGCCTTGAAGCCCTGCACCTTGTCCGACCAGGCATCGCGTGCGGTCAGGACCAGCACCGGCAACATGCGGCCGACCGCACGCCATTGCGCCAGCACCGAAAGGCCGTCGCGCCTGGGCAGGCCGAGATCGAGCACGGCGACGTCATAGGCCTCGGTTTCGCCGAGATGGCCGCCATCCTCGCCATTGTCGGCGACGTCGACCGCAAAGGATTCGGCGCGCAGCGCCCGCGCGATCGCATCGGCCAGCGCGATATCGTCTTCCACCAGCAGCACGCGCATCATCACCTCCGCAGACCGGGCTAGGCCATCGCCCTAAACCGAAACTGAACGAGCCGGTTCAGAGTGGGTCGGACGACCGAGGCTACAACGTGGGCACCATCAAAGGAGACCCCGATGTCCACGTCCGAAACCACTTCTCCCGTCGCACGACGCCTCAAGCTCGGCCTGGCCGCGATCGGCTTGCTCGCGGTCGGCGGCATCGGCGGCGGCGCCATCAGCCACGCATTCCGCCCGCCGATCGAAATGGCGCCGACCCACATCGTCGCCATCCGTGATCTCGCCAAGGCGCAGGGGATCGTCACCGTCCGGGGCCGCGTCGCCGAAAGCTTCGGCGATCATCTGGTCGTCGACGATGGCACGGGGCGGACGCTCATCGATGGGGGGCCACATCGCGACGGCGATACGCTCGCGCCGCTGGGCGCCGTGATTGCGGTGCAGGGCCGGTTCGATCGGGACAGCTTCCATCCCTCTTTCCTGGTCGATGCTGCCGGCACGGTGACGCCGCTCGGGCCGCCGCCGGGGCGTCATGGTCATGACGGGCATCACGGTCATCCGGGGCCCGACGGCGACGACATGCAGGGGCCTGATCAGGGACCGCCGCCGCCGCCGGCCCCGAAGGCGCCTGCGCCGGCCGCCTAAATCGCAGCCCGGGGATTTCGCGCCCGCTTCCGGTGCCTCGCGCCCCGGAAGCGGGCCGACCGCGCGTCGGCGATTATGCCGGTCGCGACTTGCCGCCCCGTCTCGACCGCATGGCGTCAACGATGGGTGGGATGATCGCCGTAGAATTTCCAGCGGGTCGAAAAGTCTTTCGAGAGGCTCTGATTTTCCAGATCCGCGCGCAGGAATTCGATCGGCATACTATTTTCATGCAGAATCGCGTCATGAAAGTCGCGATTGGTCATCTTGCCCGAATCCACCAATTCATGGTGAAGCGCGCGGAATTGCAGCCCGCCGAGCAGATAGGCGCTCTGATAGAGCGGCCCGACCGAACCATTGAAGGATCGCCGCACCTCGGCGGTCGCATTGTCCGGCTCGAACCCGACATTGTCGATCAGATATTGGGCGCATTCCTGCGGCGTCCACTTGCCGAGATGAAAGTTCATCGTGAAGATGATCCGGGCGGAGCGATGCATCCGCCACATCAGGGCGCCGACCTTCTCGGCGGGCGTCTTGTCGAAGCCCATGTCCCAGAGCAGCATTTCCCACCAGAGCGCGTTGCCCTCATGCCAGAAGGGCGTCGCGAACTGCTGGCGATAGGGATTGTAGCGCGCGCCCATGTAGAATTGCAGGAAGTGCCCGGGGATCATCTCGTGAAACGCCGTCGCGTGCGACAAAGGCGTGGCGTTGCCGCGCATGCTCATCTCGCGCTGGTCGAACGACATGCTGTCGGTGGGATAGGAGACGCTCAGTTCGTTGCCGCCGGTGAAGAACGGGTTCACCAGCTGGCGCTCCGGGGTCATCATGATCATCCGCCACGTCTCGTCGGCCAGCGGCGGCACCGTCACGAGATCGTGCTGTTCCACGAAATTGCTGCCTTCCAGCACCAGATTGCGGATCACGTCCGGCTGCTCGCCCGGCGCGACGTGCATCTGCTTGGCCTTTTCGACGGCGGCGTGCCAATCGTCGCCATACCCCATCTCGCGGGATGCCTTGAGCATTTCCCGCATGCACCAGTCATATTCGGTCTGGGCGATCGCGATCAGTTCTTCGGGCGTGTAGGAGATCATGTTGTCGTGCAGATCGGCGATCAGCGCCTCCCGCCCGACCGGATCGCCGATGATCGTCGTCTTGTCGTCCGGCGCGATGCCGACCAGCTTGTTCTTCAGGAACCCGATATAATCGGTGATCGCCGCGTTCGCGTCCTTGTACGGCGCCTCCGCCCACCAGGTGAAGAGCGGGTCGTAGCCGTCATATTGGCCATACCAGGCGTGCAATTCGTTCTGGAGTTCGATGCTCGCGAGCATCGCGCGGTTGGCGATCACCGCTGTGGTCTTCTTCGCGCCGGGCCGCGACGGATCGAACTGGAGCTTTGCCGCGGCGATGCTCTTGGTGATGGCGGTCAGCGCCGCGGCATCCTGCTCGCCGTCGGGGCGGACCATGCGCCGCTTTTGGTCGATGAAGGTTTCGATCGTGCCGGCAAAGGGCAGAAGCGGCGCCATCTCCTCGGCATGGTGCTGCAGCAGCGCGAGCTGGTGCTGCTGGCCGGTGATGTAGTTTTTGAGCAGGAGATAATCGACCCGGTCTTCCTGGCTGCGCAGGCCGTCGAAATCGACCTTGTTCAATGTCGCCAGTTGATCGCGGTAGAAGGTGTCGAAGCGCGCCGTGGTGATCGGAGCGAACGATATCCGGTACGTCGCCGCCAGACTCTTATAATCGGCCGTGTAATTGGTGACGATCTGCGGCATCTGGCGCGCGATATCGGGTGCATTCGCAGCTGGTTCTGCCGCCATGCCTGCGGGCGTGAGGAACAAGGCGGCGGCGATCGCCGAAGTCGCTGCCCAGCGACTCATGTTTCGGTCGGATATCCGCATGAAGGCATCTCCAAAAGCAGGCTGGCCGGCGCGAAATATCCGACGCCGCGACGAGATCGAGGAACAATCTCGTCAGAACATATTTATCGTATACGGAATACTATGTGGGAGTATCGCGGCCTGTCAATCGCGATTTCCAGGTGGATCCGATCGTCCTCGTCGCACGCGCTCGCTCGGTTTCGCCCGCCGGATATGGCGGCGGCCAACCGGGGGGCTACCGGCCATTGCGCGGGAAAATGGTCGGTGAGGGGCGCCATGTGCTTGATGCGCGGCGCGTGGTTGCTCGGCCATGGCAGCCATGGCCTATGGCCATCACCAACGCATCTGTGGGTATAAGCCGCCATCGTCACCGGATTTGCCGGACGCCGCAGAACGCCAATTCGATGATCACCCGAGTGAGACGAGGCTTTCTGCGAGTTCGGCGTTCCGGAACGGCTTCGTGAGCCTGGGCAGGTCCGGATCGATACCGGCGCTTTCCGCATAGCCGGATATCACGAGTATCTTTGTTTTGGGACGGCTGGTCTGCACGGTTCGGGCGAGTTCGGTGCCCGACATTCCGGGCATCAGGTGGTCGGTCACGAGCAGGTCCGGGCGAAGGCCGTCTTCGATCAGATTCAGTGCCTGTTCCGCAGAGTTCGCCTCGACGACGACAAAGCCCATCTCGCTCAGCATGTCGGCCGTGCTCAGGCGCACCAACTCCTCGTCATCCACCACGAGGGCGACACCGCTGACGTTCACCACCGGCACTGCGGGGACGGCCATCGGAGCCACTGTCGGTTCGACACTCTCGGGAAGCCAGAGATCGATGGTCGTGCCCACCCCGAGTTCACTGCTGATCGCCAATGCGCCGCCCAGTTGCGAGGCAAGGCCATGTGCCATGGAAAGCCCCAGGCCGGTGCCCTTGCCGACGCCTTTCGTCGAGAAAAAGGGTTCGATGGCACGTTGCAGCGTGGCCTCGTCCATGCCGGATCCGGTGTCCGCCACGGACAATTTGAGATAGGTGCCCGCCTTCAGGTTGATTTTCGCATCGATACCGACCGTCTCGGCGCCGACCGACAAGCGCAAGGTGCCGCCGCTGGGCATTGCGTCGCGCGCATTCACCGCAAGATTGAGGATCGCCATCTCGAGCTGGTTGGGATCGGCCTTGGCAGCCGGAAGACCGTCGGGGGCGTCGACGACGACCTTGATTTGAGGGCCCGTGGTACTGCCGACGAGTTCGGCCATGCCGTGAACCAGCGGCGCGAGATCGACGGCGGTGGATTGGAGCGGCTGCCGGCGTGCAAATGCAAGCAACCGCTGGACGAGGGTCTTGGCCCGATCGGCAGACTGAACGGCGCCGGCGATCAAGCGTTGCTCGCGCTCACTGCCGATACCCTTGCGCTGCAACATGTCGAGCGAGCCGACGATCGGCGTCAGCAGATTGTTGAAGTCGTGCGCGACGCCGCCGGTGAGGCTCCCCATCGCCTCCATCTTCTGCGATTGGCGAAGCGCGTCCTGCGCGTTCTCCAACTCCGCCGCACGCTGCTTGTCCGCGGTGATGTCGCGGCCATAACCGTAGATCAGATCGCCTTCGAAGGCGGTGCGCCAGACAATCCAGCGTGGCGTACCATCCTTGGCACGATATCGGTTTTCGAGACCGTCGACGTCGATGCCGTTGGAGGCGCCTTCGACCGCTTGCGTCGTGACGCCGAGGTCGTCAGGCCAGACGAAATGGCTGAAGCTCGTGCCGACCACCTCTTCGATCGAGTGGCCCAGAATGCGTGTCCAGGCGGGATTGACGTCCCGGAACACCCCATCCCGGTCGGCGGTGACGAGAATGTCGCGAGATCCCTCCCATACCCTGTTCCGCTCGGCCGTGCGGTCGGCGACGCGTTGCTCCAGCGTCTCGTTCAACTCGCGGATTTGGGTTTCGGATCGTTTTCGTTCGGATACGTCGTTGAACAGGACTGCGACCCGGCGCTGCTCCGGCTCTCCCACCCTGTACGCATATATTTCGAACCAACGATCCATGGCTTGCGCATAGTCCTCTATCCGCCTTGGAATGCCGGTAAGGGCGATTTCTCCATATAGATCGTACCAGCGCTGCTCATGTCCGGGCGCCAATTCGCTCACCCGGCGACCCACGGCATCGATCAGCCCGGTCTGCTTCTCGAACGCCGGGTTGATCTCCACGAAGACATAGTCGATGGGGCGGCCGCTATCGTCGAACACTATGTCGAATACGCAGAAACCCTGTTCGACACTTTCGAACAGGGTGCGATATTGCGCCTCGCTGTCGCGAAGCGCCGCATCGATGCGGCTCCGTTCGACCGCCATGCGCGTGCGCTCGCCGAATTCCCTGATCAATGCATGCTCGTTCGGCGTCCATGTCCTGACATGGGCGTCGTTGACGTACAGGACAGCGGCCAGTCTTCCATGTTCGAGCACTGGCATGTTGACGAAGGACCGTATGCTCCGGCCTTCCAGCGCGGCAGCAGCGCGTGCCGTCCGTTCATCTTCGCGGACATCGGAAATCGCGACGAAATCCCCCCGTTTCAGATTGTCGACGAACGAGCCGTAATCGCGCAGATTCAGCACGCCGGCGAGTGTGCCGACGCCCGGCGCCGTCCAGTCCCGTTCGACATGGAATGTCTCGGCCTCCGGGTCGATCGTCGCATACCCCACACGGCTGACGCCGAGCGCA
This genomic window from Sphingomonas abietis contains:
- a CDS encoding sensor histidine kinase; this encodes MRLLPKSLTGRLLVTAGVAIAVALVFAALTIGHVLERFVMHGLDDRLDAQIAVVARSARPDGTIDPALATDLPPYDRAGSGWAWQIITPTRTLRSASLGPADLPLPPGWDQPPRWDWAAHHHRHEGAPTRPRPLDGIDQSGQPVHYRILTLQTAAGPIDIVAAGPRDIVERPWRAAMTPLLVSLLLLGAFLALALLLQLRIGLRPLSRLTALLGEVREGRLSHVDVDEPTELLPLVEELNALIATNAQALARARGHVANLAHGLKTPLATLRLDLDHPQIDPEGRLAEQVMRMEGQIRHHLGRARAAEPGAAASTTVALRACVDDLAQAMGRIHADRAIVPQIDIAASVAIRCDPQDLDELLGNLLDNAWRWAHATVQIVADEEDRQVHIVIADDGPGMSDQEIGEALIRGRRLDERASGHGFGLSISRELVELHGGSLDLARSDLGGLEVRIRLPRIRDKAPAMRDEPDRASRDGPTRP
- a CDS encoding response regulator → MRVLLVEDDIALADAIARALRAESFAVDVADNGEDGGHLGETEAYDVAVLDLGLPRRDGLSVLAQWRAVGRMLPVLVLTARDAWSDKVQGFKAGADDYLVKPFRVEELVMRLRALVRRAAGHAASIIQCGPLHFEAQTGQFQIDGLPLKLTAFEWRVLSCLMLRKEAVVERLDLLERVYEGDADVDSNSLEVIIGRLRRKIGADHIETVRGLGYRLTAAAG
- a CDS encoding DUF885 family protein; the protein is MSRWAATSAIAAALFLTPAGMAAEPAANAPDIARQMPQIVTNYTADYKSLAATYRISFAPITTARFDTFYRDQLATLNKVDFDGLRSQEDRVDYLLLKNYITGQQHQLALLQHHAEEMAPLLPFAGTIETFIDQKRRMVRPDGEQDAAALTAITKSIAAAKLQFDPSRPGAKKTTAVIANRAMLASIELQNELHAWYGQYDGYDPLFTWWAEAPYKDANAAITDYIGFLKNKLVGIAPDDKTTIIGDPVGREALIADLHDNMISYTPEELIAIAQTEYDWCMREMLKASREMGYGDDWHAAVEKAKQMHVAPGEQPDVIRNLVLEGSNFVEQHDLVTVPPLADETWRMIMMTPERQLVNPFFTGGNELSVSYPTDSMSFDQREMSMRGNATPLSHATAFHEMIPGHFLQFYMGARYNPYRQQFATPFWHEGNALWWEMLLWDMGFDKTPAEKVGALMWRMHRSARIIFTMNFHLGKWTPQECAQYLIDNVGFEPDNATAEVRRSFNGSVGPLYQSAYLLGGLQFRALHHELVDSGKMTNRDFHDAILHENSMPIEFLRADLENQSLSKDFSTRWKFYGDHPTHR
- a CDS encoding hybrid sensor histidine kinase/response regulator; translation: MAVERSRIDAALRDSEAQYRTLFESVEQGFCVFDIVFDDSGRPIDYVFVEINPAFEKQTGLIDAVGRRVSELAPGHEQRWYDLYGEIALTGIPRRIEDYAQAMDRWFEIYAYRVGEPEQRRVAVLFNDVSERKRSETQIRELNETLEQRVADRTAERNRVWEGSRDILVTADRDGVFRDVNPAWTRILGHSIEEVVGTSFSHFVWPDDLGVTTQAVEGASNGIDVDGLENRYRAKDGTPRWIVWRTAFEGDLIYGYGRDITADKQRAAELENAQDALRQSQKMEAMGSLTGGVAHDFNNLLTPIVGSLDMLQRKGIGSEREQRLIAGAVQSADRAKTLVQRLLAFARRQPLQSTAVDLAPLVHGMAELVGSTTGPQIKVVVDAPDGLPAAKADPNQLEMAILNLAVNARDAMPSGGTLRLSVGAETVGIDAKINLKAGTYLKLSVADTGSGMDEATLQRAIEPFFSTKGVGKGTGLGLSMAHGLASQLGGALAISSELGVGTTIDLWLPESVEPTVAPMAVPAVPVVNVSGVALVVDDEELVRLSTADMLSEMGFVVVEANSAEQALNLIEDGLRPDLLVTDHLMPGMSGTELARTVQTSRPKTKILVISGYAESAGIDPDLPRLTKPFRNAELAESLVSLG